In Malus sylvestris chromosome 15, drMalSylv7.2, whole genome shotgun sequence, a single genomic region encodes these proteins:
- the LOC126601147 gene encoding mediator of RNA polymerase II transcription subunit 20a-like isoform X1, whose protein sequence is MPCIPIYFTSLISLKPFISSVSVLHRLQNPNQKPPISEAMPLKWVLHWQPNAGTTVNSQIINEVTQCVESINGVKEGRWKATITFYKPILREPSLTGEPTRDFLGIALPEQPSKYYLIMRLQRIILEADSSIQTIMEKLQSYKSRVSLYFEGFHYQLGDFQLRVGKVIPTHLENLRGIVMELEYLPISSMEKARQVMEEFMEIWQQALAKRSLPGHFMHVEPNFSEYGLGDQYTSQHTAVQYAAIMAQLVATVQAVQQSARN, encoded by the exons ATGCCTTGCATCCCAATTTATTTTACTTCTCTTATCTCACTAAAACCCTTCATCTCCTCCGTCAGCGTCCTACATCGACTGCAAAATCCTAATCAGAAACCTCCGATATCCGAGGCAATGCCGCTCAAATG ggttttgcatTGGCAGCCCAACGCAGGGACGACGGTGAACAGTCAGATCATAAACGAAGTCACGCAGTGCGTCGAGAGCATCAATGGCGTCAAGGAAGGCAGGTGGAAAGCCACCATCACCTTCTACAAACCCATACTGCGAG AGCCCTCTTTAACGGGGGAGCCCACGCGTGATTTTCTGGGGATTGCGCTGCCGGAGCAACCCAGTAAGTACTACCTGATAATGCGGTTGCAGCGGATAATTCTCGAGGCGGATTCATCAATTCAGACGATTATGGAGAAGTTACAGTCTTACAAATCAAGGGTCTCGCTTTATTTTGAG GGGTTTCATTATCAACTCGGGGACTTCCAATTGAGAGTGGGGAAAGTTATTCCTACTCATTTGGAAAATTTGAGAGGAATAGTTATGGAG CTGGAGTACCTTCCCATTTCTTCGATGGAAAAAGCGAGGCAAGTCATGGAAGAGTTCATGGAGATTTGGCAACAGGCTTTGGCGAAAAGATCATTACCAGGACACTTCATGCATGTGGAACCAAACTTTTCCGAGTATGGCCTTGGAGACCAATATACTTCACAACATACTGCTGTCCAGTATGCTGCCATTATGGCTCAACTCGTTGCAACCGTTCAAGCAGTGCAGCAATCGGCAAGAAATtag
- the LOC126601148 gene encoding mediator of RNA polymerase II transcription subunit 20a-like isoform X2 — protein sequence MPLKWVLHWQPNAGTTVNSQIINEVTQCVESINGVKEGRWKATITFYKPILREPTLTGEPPRDFLGIALPEQPSKYYLIMRLQRIILEADSSIQTIMEKLQSYKSRVSLYFEGFHYQLGDFQLRVGKVTPTHSENLRGIVMELEYLPISSMEKARQVMEEFMEIWQQALAKRSLPGHFMHVEPNFSEYGLGDQYTSQHTAVQYASIMAQLIAVQAVQQSARN from the exons ATGCCGCTCAAATG ggttttgcatTGGCAGCCCAACGCAGGGACGACAGTGAACAGTCAGATCATAAACGAAGTCACGCAGTGCGTCGAGAGCATCAATGGCGTCAAGGAAGGCAGGTGGAAAGCCACCATCACCTTCTACAAACCCATACTGCGGG AGCCCACTTTAACGGGGGAGCCCCCGCGTGATTTTCTGGGGATTGCGCTGCCGGAGCAACCCAGTAAGTACTACCTGATAATGCGGTTGCAGCGCATAATTCTCGAGGCGGATTCATCAATTCAGACGATTATGGAGAAGTTACAGTCTTACAAATCAAGGGTCTCGCTTTATTTTGAG GGGTTTCATTATCAACTCGGTGACTTCCAATTGAGAGTGGGGAAAGTTACTCCTACTCATTCGGAAAATTTGAGAGGAATAGTTATGGAG CTGGAGTACCTTCCCATTTCTTCGATGGAAAAAGCGAGGCAAGTCATGGAAGAGTTCATGGAGATTTGGCAACAGGCTTTGGCGAAAAGATCATTACCAGGACATTTCATGCATGTGGAACCAAACTTTTCTGAGTATGGCCTTGGAGACCAATATACTTCACAACATACTGCCGTCCAGTATGCTTCCATTATGGCTCAACTCATTGCTGTTCAAGCAGTGCAGCAATCGGCAAGAAATtag
- the LOC126601147 gene encoding mediator of RNA polymerase II transcription subunit 20a-like isoform X2, with translation MPLKWVLHWQPNAGTTVNSQIINEVTQCVESINGVKEGRWKATITFYKPILREPSLTGEPTRDFLGIALPEQPSKYYLIMRLQRIILEADSSIQTIMEKLQSYKSRVSLYFEGFHYQLGDFQLRVGKVIPTHLENLRGIVMELEYLPISSMEKARQVMEEFMEIWQQALAKRSLPGHFMHVEPNFSEYGLGDQYTSQHTAVQYAAIMAQLVATVQAVQQSARN, from the exons ATGCCGCTCAAATG ggttttgcatTGGCAGCCCAACGCAGGGACGACGGTGAACAGTCAGATCATAAACGAAGTCACGCAGTGCGTCGAGAGCATCAATGGCGTCAAGGAAGGCAGGTGGAAAGCCACCATCACCTTCTACAAACCCATACTGCGAG AGCCCTCTTTAACGGGGGAGCCCACGCGTGATTTTCTGGGGATTGCGCTGCCGGAGCAACCCAGTAAGTACTACCTGATAATGCGGTTGCAGCGGATAATTCTCGAGGCGGATTCATCAATTCAGACGATTATGGAGAAGTTACAGTCTTACAAATCAAGGGTCTCGCTTTATTTTGAG GGGTTTCATTATCAACTCGGGGACTTCCAATTGAGAGTGGGGAAAGTTATTCCTACTCATTTGGAAAATTTGAGAGGAATAGTTATGGAG CTGGAGTACCTTCCCATTTCTTCGATGGAAAAAGCGAGGCAAGTCATGGAAGAGTTCATGGAGATTTGGCAACAGGCTTTGGCGAAAAGATCATTACCAGGACACTTCATGCATGTGGAACCAAACTTTTCCGAGTATGGCCTTGGAGACCAATATACTTCACAACATACTGCTGTCCAGTATGCTGCCATTATGGCTCAACTCGTTGCAACCGTTCAAGCAGTGCAGCAATCGGCAAGAAATtag
- the LOC126601147 gene encoding mediator of RNA polymerase II transcription subunit 20a-like isoform X3: MPNAGTTVNSQIINEVTQCVESINGVKEGRWKATITFYKPILREPSLTGEPTRDFLGIALPEQPSKYYLIMRLQRIILEADSSIQTIMEKLQSYKSRVSLYFEGFHYQLGDFQLRVGKVIPTHLENLRGIVMELEYLPISSMEKARQVMEEFMEIWQQALAKRSLPGHFMHVEPNFSEYGLGDQYTSQHTAVQYAAIMAQLVATVQAVQQSARN; encoded by the exons ATG CCCAACGCAGGGACGACGGTGAACAGTCAGATCATAAACGAAGTCACGCAGTGCGTCGAGAGCATCAATGGCGTCAAGGAAGGCAGGTGGAAAGCCACCATCACCTTCTACAAACCCATACTGCGAG AGCCCTCTTTAACGGGGGAGCCCACGCGTGATTTTCTGGGGATTGCGCTGCCGGAGCAACCCAGTAAGTACTACCTGATAATGCGGTTGCAGCGGATAATTCTCGAGGCGGATTCATCAATTCAGACGATTATGGAGAAGTTACAGTCTTACAAATCAAGGGTCTCGCTTTATTTTGAG GGGTTTCATTATCAACTCGGGGACTTCCAATTGAGAGTGGGGAAAGTTATTCCTACTCATTTGGAAAATTTGAGAGGAATAGTTATGGAG CTGGAGTACCTTCCCATTTCTTCGATGGAAAAAGCGAGGCAAGTCATGGAAGAGTTCATGGAGATTTGGCAACAGGCTTTGGCGAAAAGATCATTACCAGGACACTTCATGCATGTGGAACCAAACTTTTCCGAGTATGGCCTTGGAGACCAATATACTTCACAACATACTGCTGTCCAGTATGCTGCCATTATGGCTCAACTCGTTGCAACCGTTCAAGCAGTGCAGCAATCGGCAAGAAATtag
- the LOC126602735 gene encoding uncharacterized protein LOC126602735, with protein MIEGPTPIGQCLQPHRVGVLESNRAVTGPIARESTRIGRENQLPESGDSYRKLPHAGFRNLKSKSDHVTEESDAEKARDWLTRFSERSLHARPKVETKLAPTQIAFGGAASTSMKVYGAPKGGNTDDAAASGMKVEKEYSWPWNQYSY; from the exons ATGATAGAGGGGCCCACCCCTATCGGGCAATGTCTGCAGCCCCATCGCGTGGGCGTGTTGGAGAGTAACCGGGCTGTGACTGGCCCAATTGCCCGCGAGTCCACTCGCATTGGGAG GGAGAACCAGCTCCCAGAAAG TGGAGATTCATACCGAAAGCTGCCCCACGCCGGGTTCCGAAACCTGAAGTCAAAAT CGGACCATGTGACTGAGGAGTCTGATGCTGAAAAGGCTAGGGATTGGCTGACACGCTTCAGT GAAAGATCTTTACACGCAAGGCCGAAAGTTGAAACGAAAT TGGCGCCTACACAAATTGCATTTGGTGGTGCTGCATCCACATCCATGAAAGTGTATGGTGCTCCCAAAGGCGGGAATACTGATGATG CTGCTGCCTCGGGCATGAAAGTGGAGAAAGAATACAGTTGGCCATGG AATCAGTACAGTTATTAA
- the LOC126601150 gene encoding protein CTR9 homolog — translation MEGAEAEMMDDQEEPEDEDANMNYGEPTAGQMNEQDDEENVQDPLAAAGLEDSDADEEAAQSTARRRRAFSESGDDEQPEQQPESSPVRENSAELQSDGEGREGSTVAVIS, via the exons ATGGAGGGAGCAGAAGCTGAGATGATGGATGATCAGGAAGAACCGGAAGATGAAGATGCCAACATGAATTACGGGGAGCCCACGGCGGGTCAGATGAATGAGCAAGATGATGAAGAGAATGTTCAAGATCCTCTCGCAGCGGCTGGGCTTGAAGATTCTGACGCTGACGAGGAG GCTGCACAATCCACAGCTCGACGAAGGCGGGCATTTTCAGAATCTGGTGATGATGAGCAACCAGAGCAACAACCGGAGTCCAGTCCTGTCAGAGAGAATTCTGCCGAGTTACAGAGTGACGGAGAAGGAAGAGAAGGTAGCACCGTGGCAGTGATAAGCTGA
- the LOC126601148 gene encoding mediator of RNA polymerase II transcription subunit 20a-like isoform X1 yields the protein MLCIPISFTSLISLKPFISSVSVLHRLQNPNQKPPISEAMPLKWVLHWQPNAGTTVNSQIINEVTQCVESINGVKEGRWKATITFYKPILREPTLTGEPPRDFLGIALPEQPSKYYLIMRLQRIILEADSSIQTIMEKLQSYKSRVSLYFEGFHYQLGDFQLRVGKVTPTHSENLRGIVMELEYLPISSMEKARQVMEEFMEIWQQALAKRSLPGHFMHVEPNFSEYGLGDQYTSQHTAVQYASIMAQLIAVQAVQQSARN from the exons ATGCTTTGCATCCCAATTTCTTTTACTTCTCTTATCTCACTAAAACCCTTCATCTCCTCCGTCAGCGTCCTACATCGACTGCAAAATCCTAATCAGAAACCTCCGATATCCGAGGCAATGCCGCTCAAATG ggttttgcatTGGCAGCCCAACGCAGGGACGACAGTGAACAGTCAGATCATAAACGAAGTCACGCAGTGCGTCGAGAGCATCAATGGCGTCAAGGAAGGCAGGTGGAAAGCCACCATCACCTTCTACAAACCCATACTGCGGG AGCCCACTTTAACGGGGGAGCCCCCGCGTGATTTTCTGGGGATTGCGCTGCCGGAGCAACCCAGTAAGTACTACCTGATAATGCGGTTGCAGCGCATAATTCTCGAGGCGGATTCATCAATTCAGACGATTATGGAGAAGTTACAGTCTTACAAATCAAGGGTCTCGCTTTATTTTGAG GGGTTTCATTATCAACTCGGTGACTTCCAATTGAGAGTGGGGAAAGTTACTCCTACTCATTCGGAAAATTTGAGAGGAATAGTTATGGAG CTGGAGTACCTTCCCATTTCTTCGATGGAAAAAGCGAGGCAAGTCATGGAAGAGTTCATGGAGATTTGGCAACAGGCTTTGGCGAAAAGATCATTACCAGGACATTTCATGCATGTGGAACCAAACTTTTCTGAGTATGGCCTTGGAGACCAATATACTTCACAACATACTGCCGTCCAGTATGCTTCCATTATGGCTCAACTCATTGCTGTTCAAGCAGTGCAGCAATCGGCAAGAAATtag